The genomic stretch CATTGCATCCCCTTAATTCGTGAGAATTCGTAGCTTAAGGCTGCTTCAGGCGGCGGTGCGGATGTATTTTGGGCTCAAACAACCTTGAGCATTGGCATCAGACCTTGATATAGTCGCCTCGGGTTGGACTTGAGATGATTAGCCAGAACACGAGCACTGTGCCAATGCAGTCGGAGCAGCAGTCGCGCACAACAATGCGGCAACATACGGTTTTTATCGCCCCGTTGATTGGCATAACGCTGCTTTTCTTTTCGCCCGTGTTGCTTCACGCACATTGGGGATTATTTGATGATCCGTCGCTAATTTTGCAGTCAAGTCGCCGTTTGATGGATGACCCATCAACTCTGAGTTACATCCTTGCCGCTCAAATGCGTATGGGCATCTTTTACTGGGTAACAGTGCTGTGGCGGCTGTTTCCCGAGAATCCGACCGGATTTTTTGCAACCAACTTCTTGCTCATATCGGGCGCGCTGACAATGCTTTACGGCATCTGCTACAAACTGACCGGCAACGCCAAAGTCAGCGCCTTAAGCACTGCAACTGTTCTCGCCTCGCCGTCATTGTTCGAAGTGATTTATACGCTGGATAAACAAGAAGTATATTTTCCATTCCTATTTTCAGCAGTGGTCCTGCTACACCTTGTGGCATCGAAGTGCAAACCAGTGCTTCTGCCACTGTTCGCAGTGCTTTCGGCGCTTTGCGCAACAGCCGCTTACCTGAGTAAAGAAACGAGCATCATTCTTGCTTTGTTCAGCGGCGTGCTTTTATTCGCCAATGTTATATTCGCGAGAGGCAACAAGAGAGAGGCGCTGGCTCGCCACGTTTTGATGTTTGTCGCGACGATTGCGCCATTACTGGTCTTGAAGTTTATGGTCTTTCCAACGATAAACGACAAGTACGTCGTAATGACTTTTGATATCCATAAGCTTTTAGCAAAGGCATGGCAGTATGCCGTGGTTGTACCAGACTTCTTTGCCATGCTTATATTCACCACAGGCAGTGGCATCCACCTGGCGTTCAGCAAGAAGTTCTATAAGTCGACCGAATCATGGTCCGGCTTTGTTGCCCTTCTTGCAGCGGCACTTGCCTCGGCTGTCGCGCTGATAAGCTTCGACACATTCGCAGGCGTTTTGATGTACATATGGCTGCCGATCTACTTTTTCCTTGCTCCCTGTCTGGCATTTTCCGTCGTCAATTTACCGAACACTCTAACAGCGGGAAAGCAGATCACTAACGGATTTATCGCAGGGCTCGTACTCCTGCTCTTAAGCCAAATTCCAACAAGAGTCTTGCAGGCACAATATCAATTTTCGTTCGACGCGATGACATCGGAGCTGGCACGAAAGTTGAGCATTATCGCCAGTGATTCAAAAGAACCCATCATCTGTGCAATGCCTACTTACAGCGTAGGCGAGACAGAAATTCCAGAGCAAATTGAGACACACGTACGCAGCATTTTGCAGAAACGATATTACGAAACAAAGTCGGAGAAGACTTCCGGGCAAAAGTTCACGATGCTGAACTTCCTGTCCCCCGACTGCAGCAATGTTCACGAAGCGGGCGATCCACCGAACACCTATAAACTCGCCGAGTTCAGAGGACATTCACTTTCATATACCAATGAATGTCCGCCGGAATATGTGGGCTGGACAGGATTCCAGATCTTGAACGGAGCGACGCCGTTTCAGCAGTGGGTAAAACGGCCCTTCGGAAAGAATGATCTGTTAATCGTCCCTTACGGTGAAGTGACGCCAGATGCGATTCAATATCGAGGTACCGGCATATTTGCTCATCCCTGGAAACTCAAACTGCTCAATTTCCCGCAACTCAAACTGGAAGATGTTGGACACGTGGAGCGCAAATTGACCAATCCGATCGGACATAGACAGACGATGGGCTGGCGGATTTTGAAGGTCACTGAGGCTGAGCCTGTCACATTTGAGACTTCGACAGATGGATGGCTAAAGAATGACGGGAAGATTTTTTACCATCGGGACGCTGCTAAGCCAGTGCTCAAAATCACATCCAACCAGCCAGCACCGAAAGCTTTGACTATAGAACCAGCACCGAATACAGTGACTTTAGAAACATCAGCGAGCGGCGCGCCTGCAACAATTGTGCGAAGCAAGGATGGCGACTCGACAATTATCGAAATTCCGCTCAAGCAGCAGCCGGAGAGCGGTGTGCTGAAGCTTCACTCGCTCGACGAAGGTTCGCGATTACACATTGATGCCGCGACATATGAGGTACAGCAGGCGCTCGAGCCTCGAGAGACTATTTAAGCTCGAGAGGCAACGAATGAATAGGAATTTCCTGAGTATTTACAGGAGTCGAAGAAAGGTGCCGAAATTGCTTTGAAAAATCCAGCGACTTCAATCTATGTCCTTCTAAATCAACGAGAACTATCTGAGTAACCGGTGCTACGTTCTGATGTTCGTCAACAACAAACGGATAAACCTGCTCTGTACCAGTTTTAGCCCAATTCTCAACAACTTCTTGCATACGATCAATTTCTGCAGGCCGCTTGGATGGTGTACCGGAATATGTGACAGTACCCGGATCTACGTCGTATACATACCAGAGGGTCTCAAACGCGCGCCCCGAGTTGAAACCTGACCAGAAATTTCGCCAACGTCCAGTCAATTCGCTTGTCGCGCGGGGAATGCGGACATAAACTTCATCGCCTTGTTTGACTGTGGGATGCAAGGCTTTGATTTGTCTTGCAACTTTCAGATCAAACTCATCGACCTCAGCAGCCTGCCTAAGTAGGCTGCAAAAAGCTTGTCCCTCTCTGACCGTGACGACCAGCGTAAACAAAGGCGCAATCATAGCGATGGCAATTACGATTGAACGCTTCCAGCCATTGGTCCGACGAGCCCAAAAACAAATTGCTTCAATTGACGCGCAGACCAGGAGCATGAGACCGATCGACGGAATCCCAGTCAATCGCGATGGAGTAACCATGAAGTTAGATACAAAACCAATAAACGCTGAAATAAACAAGGCCGCTGCGCCAATAATTGCATTTTCTCCAACCGCTACCATATTCGGTGCCCAAGCTATTGTAGTACCAGCACCATAGATCAGAGCGAAAACAAAGAGACCGACCCCAAGCCAGAGCAGAACATTCAGCACTGGTTCATCTTTTGCATAGAACTCACGATAAGAATGAACGGCATTTTTTACATCCCTGGCATGCTTACGCCCGACCGTAGCATCGAGAGCGGACGTGAACCCAGAAGCTAAACGGGCCTCAAACGGAGCCTTGTTAATGGTGGATTTTTCAAAGAGAAATATCGGCTTATCTGCAGAGGCAAGGGTTCCGACATGTATAAATGTCAAAATTAGCGGCAAACAGGCGAAAAACCAGTCCGATTTTTTAAGCTTTTTGATGTCTCGCTTTCTTCCGGCCAAAAGAATGAGCGAAATAAACGGAACGAGAACCAGGAAAACTTCGTAAACATACAGAGAAGACAGAACGATGGCGGAAACCAATAAACTCTTAACTCGAAAGCCCAACTTGCTTTCCAGTGCCGCCATCAAGCCGAAAAACGCAGTCCAGACAATAGTGTACGCACCAGCAGACCACCAGGTAAGTGGTTCAAACTTACTCGCATAGCACAGATAGAATACGGCTCCCGTCAGAGCAACAGTTGGGCTAAAAACCATACGCATATAGAAATATGCGGCAAAGGCTGAAGCGACGTAAATTCCGAGCCATATCAAATTGCCTCGTTCGATAGAATCGCCAGCCAGCTTGAACTCGTCGTATAACAACGCCACTACGTGCGAGCGCGAGCGCGTCCAACTCAAATAGTCGTATTGAAAATTTGTGCGCTTCAACATGAGACGATGCAGTACGCGGACGTCATCCCCATTTATAGGTGCCTTCCCTTGAGCGCCCCAACAAATAAATAGTGCAAAGACAGCGATACAGCCCAAATGCAATATCGTGAGCAAGGTTCGGTTTGGGCGTCGAACTTTCCAGCCAGCTCCGTTCGGGCTGCCTGCTTGATTTAGAGGAGCAGGCTCGTTCGAAGCTGACCTCGAGCATACAGAATCGACTAAGCTTCTTTCTGCATCGACGCTGCTCATTATTGAGTCCTGGATGCCGCTACGGTAGTCCGCAAATCCTCAATCATGCGATCCGTTCTTATGTCTCTACCGACCTTGTCCAGGTGATAATGCCCACCGAAAATGTGCTCATCGGCAAAGGCGTACCTGTCAGCAGTGGCTAGAATTGGGATAGGGAACTTGACTTTGGCTTCCTCAATTACATTGTCTATATCGGTTTTGCCTTTTTGATACATCGACTCTGGTATCGAAGGCGGTATCAGAACGAACTGAGCACCGTGAGATTTGCAGAAGGCGTCGAATTTTGAAACTTCATTGATCGTGTAGTCATCAATATGCTTCGGCGCCCGAATGAGGATTTTACGCTCCATCGCATCCTTACCAACCGGCTTATCCAGGTGCCAAACGAGGTCACCACAACTGTTCAAATTTTTGGCGTTCAGAATAACTAAACCAGGATTCGGTTTATTGTAAGACCATGTGGCTCGGTGCTGGACAATCTGCCTGGCGTGCGAAATAACGTACTGCAATTTCTGCAGACCGAGCGTGCGCAAATGGAAAAGGATTTTTCCTTTCTCATCCCACGTGCAGCCATTACACTTTAGAATCCACTCAATAGCTCGCGGACAGCCATCCAAAATATCAGCCATAATCATCGGACGCGCGAACTCCTGAGAGTAAGACTGGTACTCGGGAGAGAGCACGACAATATCACCTGGTTTGATCGAGTCCTTAATTTCCTCAAACAAGTAAGAAAGCGGAAACATCAGACAGAGTCCCATATCTACAACTTTGCGATTGAATACCTTGCCAATCTTCTCGCTGTCGACGCCGAATAAAACGTTGGAACCACCCGTCAGAATTATTTTTGGAGACCCGGCCTGCTCTAATACCTGGTGCTTGTTATTGAGAACAGTGAAGCAACAGATGTCTTCCAGGCTAGGTAGCGCAATCGCTGCCCAAAAAACCACTGCCCAGGCGAGCAAGTAGAACACCAATGAAACCGGCGTTCTCGGAGCACTTATTCGTCCGCTTACACCCCCTCCAGCACCATCAGGCGCGTTGTTCTGGTGCGCGGGTTCCGTCACGATTGGTTGAGGAAAAACGCCGGTTGAATTCACTGAGATTGCTACTCGAAAGTAATTCGGGTATTTTCGCATCCTCTTATTGAAAACCTATGACAAAATGCTAACTTTTGAGCACAGTTCGCTGTTCCAGAACTCCAATCACAGACAAGCGCAGACTCTGTCGATAGCATGCAAAACCAGCTTGATAATTTATTTAAACCCAACATGAGACAACGCTCATCGACACGGACTGAATTGCCTTGACCGCTTATGATCATGGTCTGAAAAGACAGGTCAGTGGTGAGCAAGTGCAGCTAAAAGAAGTTGGAATCGAAGGCGCGTACTTGCTGGTGCCCCAGGTTGCGAGAGACGACCGCGGCACTTTCGCTCGCACATTCAGCTCAAAAGAGTTCGAACAGCTGGGGTTAGTAACGACACTCGATCAGTGCGCCATCTCGCACAATCCCCAGAAAGGAACTTTGCGGGGTCTGCACTACCAACTCAAGCCATTTCAAGAAATCAAAATTGTTAGATGTTCCCGTGGTTCGATATTCGACGTGCTTGTTGACTTGAGAGAAGAATCACCGACCTACAAAAATTGGTTTGGTGTTGAGCTTTCAGAAAACAATTTGCAGATGCTCTATATTCCTGGTGGCTGCGCCCACGGCTTCATTTCACTGATTGACAACAGCGAAGTTTTCTATCAAATCTCCGGTTCCTATAACCCGGAATTTGCTCGGGGCGTACCGTGGAATGACCCCGCATTTGGAATTTCATGGCCGATTCAACCTACTTTGATGTCGCAAAAGGACCGTGAATGCCTGCCATATCGAGAAAGGGAACGCGCGTGAGCTCAGGAAAAATCGTCATCGACATTGATGCTAATACAGTTTCACAAGAAAACGGGAACGAAGTTGCGACGTACAAGTTCGGCTCACCGGAAGCA from Candidatus Melainabacteria bacterium encodes the following:
- the rfbC gene encoding dTDP-4-dehydrorhamnose 3,5-epimerase translates to MQLKEVGIEGAYLLVPQVARDDRGTFARTFSSKEFEQLGLVTTLDQCAISHNPQKGTLRGLHYQLKPFQEIKIVRCSRGSIFDVLVDLREESPTYKNWFGVELSENNLQMLYIPGGCAHGFISLIDNSEVFYQISGSYNPEFARGVPWNDPAFGISWPIQPTLMSQKDRECLPYRERERA